ACGGCGTCGGTCCCGTCGATGACGGCATTGGCGACGTCGGACGCTTCGGCGCGCGTGGGGCGGGAGTTGTCGATCATCGAGTCGAGCATCTGCGTGGCCACGATGACGGGCTTCGCGTTGCGCTTGGCGAGCTTCACCGCGCGCTTCTGCACGATCGGGACCTGCTCCAGGGGCATTTCGACGCCGAGGTCGCCGCGCGCCACCATGATGCCGTCGAAGGCCGCGACGATGTCGTCGATGTTCTCGACGGCCTGCGGCTTCTCGATCTTGGCGATGACGGGGAGGCGCCGGCCTTCCTCGTCCATGATGCGGTGGACGTCCTCGATGTCGCGGCCGCTGCGTACGAAGGAGAGCGCGATGACGTCGGCGCCGGTGCGCAGGGCCCAGCGGAGGTCGTCGATGTCCTTTTCCGACAGGGCGGGTACGGAGACGGCGACGCCGGGGAGGTTGAGTCCCTTGTGGTCGGAGACCATGCCGCCCTCGACGACGAGGGTGCGCACGCGCGGGCCGTCGACCCCGGTGACTTCGAGGGTGACGCGGCCATCGTCGACGAGGATGCGCTCGCCGGTGGTGACGTCGTGGGAGAGGCCCTTGTAGGTGGTGCCGCAGGTGTGGCGGTCGCCCTCGTGGTCCTCGACGGTGATGGTGAACTCGTCGCCGCGTTCAAGGAGTACGGGGCCTTCACGGAAGCGGCCGAGGCGAATCTTCGGACCTTGAAGGTCGGCGAGGATTCCGACGCTGCGGCCGGTTTCGTCGGAGGCCTTGCGCACCCGGTGGTAACGCTCCTCGTGTTCGGCGTAGGTGCCGTGGCTGAGGTTGAAGCGGGCGATGTCCATTCCGGCTTCGACCAGGGCTTTGATCTGGTCGTATGAGTCGGTTGCGGGGCCCAGGGTACATACGATTTTCGCTCGGCGCATGGGCTGAGCGTATGCCCCTACCGGGGAGTAGAGAATTGGTTCCGGGTGTCCACTCAACAACCGTTGGGCAAAACCTTGTTGACATTTATTGAATGTGCGCGGGGGTGCTCCGATGAGCACCCCCGGAGGCCGCCGGGAAACCGGCGGACGAGTGCGTCAGAGCCGCGGAGGGGTCATCGTGAAGCGGGCGTTCACCTGGGCGTAGACGGTCTGCCGCTGGGGTTCGAGATCGAGGGCGGGCGCGTGTTCCTCGGGGGCGCCGCCATAGGCCATGGAGCGCATGGCGCTGCCGGGGGCGGCCATCATGCGCGGTCCGGCGTCCTCGGCCCCGAGGTCGGCGAGTTCGACCAGGGCGGCGAGGCGGGCGCCGAGGGCTTCGGCGTATTCGCGGGCCCGCTTGACGGCTTCGAGCACGGCCTGCCGACGGGCCTGGCCGTGGGCGGGCGAGTCCGGGCGCAGCGCCCACCAGGGTCCGTCCACACGGGTGAGTTCGAGGTCGGCGAGGCGGGTGGTGAGTTCACCCAGGGCGGTGAAGTCGCAGAGTTCGGCGGTGATGACGACCCGGCCGTGGTAAGCGCGGACGCGTTCGCCGCGCCCCTGGCGGGTGAGTTCGGGGGTGATCGAGAAGGCTCCGGTTTCGAGCTTCTCCACGGGGTCGCCGTAGCTCTTGACCAGGTCCAGGACCGCATTGTTGCGCCGGGTGAGGTCTTCGAGGGCGGCCCGGCGGTCGACGCCCCGGGCGCTGACCGTGATGCCGATGCGGGCGATCTCGGGGTCGACCTCAATGCGGGCTTCGCCGCGCACGGCGACCCGGGGGACGTCGGGGGTGCCGTAGGGCTGGTGGGTTCCGTCGGGCTGGGGCGTTGCGTCGTCGGTCATGGTTTCACTCTCGCACTGTCGCCCGTTCGGGGCTGGTCATCGGATCGAAACCTGACAGGGGTGTTGCCGTCGCCGCCGACCGGTCAGAATCTACGCGCGTTATCTACGCGCGTTACCGCGCGCATTGTTGGCGCCTCACAGGGCAACAGGGCACGCCTCACAAGGGGAGATGGCATGGCGTTCGACCGCAGGACGTTTCTGGGGACCACGGCGGCGACGGGAGCCGCGGTGGCGTTGACGGGGGCCACGACCACCCCGGCCGCCGCCGCGCAGCAGTCCCGGCCGCCGCGGACGTACGCGTTCACGGTGATGGGGACCACCGACCTGCACGGAAATGTCTTCAACTGGGACTACTTCACGGACAAGGAGTTCGACGACAAGGCGCACAATGACGTCGGCCTGGCGAAGATCTCCACGCTGGTGAACCAGGTCCGCGAGGAGAAGGGCCGCGGCAACACCCTGATGATCGACGCGGGCGACACGATCCAGGGCACACAACTGTCGTACTACTACGCCAAGGTGGACCCGATCACGGCGCGCCGCGGTCCGGTGCACCCGATGGCGCAGGCGATGAACGCGATCGGTTACGACGCGGCGGCGCTGGGCAATCACGAATTCAATTACGGCATTCCGGTGCTGCGGAAGTTCGAGGAGCAGTGCGACTTCCCGCTGCTCGGGGCGAACGCGCTGGACGCGAAGACGCTGCGCCCGGCCTTCCCGCCGTACAGCATGCACCGGTTGTGCACGCCGCACGGTCCGGACGTGAAGGTGGCGGTGCTGGGTCTGACGAATCCGGGGATCGCGATCTGGGACAAGGCCAACGTGCAGGGGAAGATGACCTTCCCCGGTCTGGAGGAGCAGGCGGCGAAGTACGTGCCGCGGCTGCGTTCGCTGGGCGCCGACGTGGTGATCGTCTCGGCGCACTCGGGGTCGAGCGGTACGTCGAGCTACGGGGACCAGCTGCCCTACATCGAGAACGCGGCCGCCCTGGTGGCCGAGCAGGTGCCGGGGATCGACGCGATCCTGGTGGGCCACGCGCACACGGAGATCCCGGAGTACCGGGTGAAGAACAAGGCGACCGGCAAGGACGTGGTGCTGTCCGAGCCGCTCAAGTGGGGCCAGCGCCT
This is a stretch of genomic DNA from Streptomyces sp. NBC_00536. It encodes these proteins:
- the pyk gene encoding pyruvate kinase, with product MRRAKIVCTLGPATDSYDQIKALVEAGMDIARFNLSHGTYAEHEERYHRVRKASDETGRSVGILADLQGPKIRLGRFREGPVLLERGDEFTITVEDHEGDRHTCGTTYKGLSHDVTTGERILVDDGRVTLEVTGVDGPRVRTLVVEGGMVSDHKGLNLPGVAVSVPALSEKDIDDLRWALRTGADVIALSFVRSGRDIEDVHRIMDEEGRRLPVIAKIEKPQAVENIDDIVAAFDGIMVARGDLGVEMPLEQVPIVQKRAVKLAKRNAKPVIVATQMLDSMIDNSRPTRAEASDVANAVIDGTDAVMLSGETSVGKYPVETVRTMARIVEAAEEDILAKGLPPLTERNKPRTQGGAVARAAAEMGDFLGAKFLVAFTQSGDTVRRLSRYRSPIPLLAFTPDPATRSQLNLTWGVETFLGPHVDSTDAMVAQVEEELLRIGRCEPGDVVVITAGSPPGVTGSTNLVRIHHIGDAVR
- a CDS encoding SIMPL domain-containing protein, giving the protein MTDDATPQPDGTHQPYGTPDVPRVAVRGEARIEVDPEIARIGITVSARGVDRRAALEDLTRRNNAVLDLVKSYGDPVEKLETGAFSITPELTRQGRGERVRAYHGRVVITAELCDFTALGELTTRLADLELTRVDGPWWALRPDSPAHGQARRQAVLEAVKRAREYAEALGARLAALVELADLGAEDAGPRMMAAPGSAMRSMAYGGAPEEHAPALDLEPQRQTVYAQVNARFTMTPPRL
- a CDS encoding bifunctional metallophosphatase/5'-nucleotidase, with protein sequence MAFDRRTFLGTTAATGAAVALTGATTTPAAAAQQSRPPRTYAFTVMGTTDLHGNVFNWDYFTDKEFDDKAHNDVGLAKISTLVNQVREEKGRGNTLMIDAGDTIQGTQLSYYYAKVDPITARRGPVHPMAQAMNAIGYDAAALGNHEFNYGIPVLRKFEEQCDFPLLGANALDAKTLRPAFPPYSMHRLCTPHGPDVKVAVLGLTNPGIAIWDKANVQGKMTFPGLEEQAAKYVPRLRSLGADVVIVSAHSGSSGTSSYGDQLPYIENAAALVAEQVPGIDAILVGHAHTEIPEYRVKNKATGKDVVLSEPLKWGQRLTLFDFELTWAKGRWSVAKVAARVLNSNTAAEDPKIVRLLSDEHRKVVAYVNQVIGTSTQAMSSADGPFKDVAIIDLISHVQVETVKTALAATEWAALPVLSQASCFSRTAAIPAGQVTIKDAAGLYPFENTLEARLLTGAQLKDYLEFSAKYYARTAPGDPVDPAKLTNAENIPDYNYDAVYGVTYDIDIAQPAGSRITGLSFQGKPVDPAAQFVLAVNNYRASGGGNFPHVPKAKQLWANSEEIRNTIIQWVKAKGTVDPAQFASVDWKLTRAGVPVF